GCTTGTTCAACTGCGAGTTCGAGGGACAGGGCCGGATCGGCCTGATATCGGACGGCGCGCCGATCGTCATACCCGTGTCGTCCCAAGCGCCCGTCTACGTGGACACCGATGCCGTCGTCGGCTGGTCGAGCGGACTGAGCAGCTCGATCAACCGGTCGCAGAGCCTGAAGTCCATGTTCCGCGGCGGCTCCGGCGAGGCGTTCCAACTCGTGCTGCAAGGCGAGGGATTCGTCATCGTCCAGCCCAGCGAGGCCCAGCCGGCCGTCGAGAAGTGAGACGGACTTCCGCCGGGCGCCGGCCGCGTTCCCCGCGCTAGCTCCTGGGCACTCCGCGCCCGGCGCGGTGCACGCCGTGGCCGCCGCGGGACGGGTGCTCCCGCGGCGGCCACGGTGTGCCGGTGGCTACGCGCTCTCGTCGAACGCCTCGGCGACGGCGAGGCTGTCCTCGTAGGTGTGCTGGCGCGTGATGAGACCGTCGGTCACCGTGAGGTGCAGGGCGAAACGGGCCCGGTAGGCACGCTTCGTCGACTCCGCGGTCTGCCGGATCTCACCGAGCACGACCGCGTCCTCGCCGTCCACGAGCACGCGTTCGACCTGGGTGTCCGCCTCGCCGCGGACGTGGTGCCCCGCCAGCTCGCGGTAGTGGTCCGCGACGTCCGCACGCGTGGTGCGGTGGCGGATCCAGGGCGTGGCGGCGCGGCCGTGCGCGGACTCCGGCCAGTCGAGCCTCCAGTCGACCTGCTCCGCGTACAACTCGGCGATGCGCTCGGGCGGGCCCTCGCCCAGCCGGACGAGGAGATCCTGCACCACGGCGCGCGTCGCGTCCGCTTCGGGTTGGGGGGACATGGGCGTCCTCTCGCTGTACTCGCTGATCGGGCTTTCGTCTTCGGCAACCGTGCGACGGTCACCGGAGATCGCAGTCTGTCAAATAACAAGCGGCGACGGGGACTTCATGACACACCAGCCCGCTTTCGACCGGACGGGACCGCTTGTTGCTTTGCCGAGATCGATCAAGTGCGATCATCGACCGGTAGCGCACCAGGGACCAGACTGCCGCGATGCGCCGATGGACTCGCGGCGCTCGGTGCCGTGCGTGGTGGCGACGGGGCGCCACGACGCCTTCTTCCCGCCACGCGTTCTCGCGCCGGCGGTACGCGACCGGCTGGGCGCCGGGCTCAGGGTCGTCGACGGCGCGGGGCACCTGGTACTGGACGAGAAGCCCGCGACGGTCGCCGAGATGGTGAACGAGTTGCACGCCGCCGTGAACGGGCCGTCCCGTCCCCCGGGCCAGTGACCGGCGGCCGTGCGCGTCACCGCGAGCGACCGCGCCTCGGCACGGCCCTTAGCGTCCGCCGCCCCACCCGTCGGAAGCCGTGACCTGGACGGTCAGGAGGCCCAGGGCTCCCTGGTGGTGGTGACGGGCGTGCCGGTGCGCGCGGACTCGCTGATCGCCAGCCCGATCAGGTGGTCCTGGCAGCCCTCCGCGAGCGGGTAGGGCTCCGGGCCCTGCCCGCGCGCCCACGCGCCCGTGCGGCACAGCAGGTCGACGACGGCGAGGTCGTCCTCGGAGAAGGACGCCCCCACGTAGGCGTTGCGGTACACCACCCGCCCGTCGAAGGATATGTGGTGCAGTTCGCGGCCCTCCAGGTTGAGGTCCGTGCCCGTGGTCCGCCTGGTCAGGGAGGACGTCATGGGCGTGCGCGGATCCGCCATGCGCACCACGGTGTCGTCGACGATCTCCCCGAGGGAGCCGCGCACCACCATGCGGCGCGCGCGCAACGGGTTCCACCACTGGTTGTCGGTGAAGTCGTACAGGGCGGTGCGGCCCCCGAAGTCGAGCAGGGCGAGCGTCGTGGCGGCCTGGCGCGGCGCCAGGTCGTCCGACCAGCCGTCCTTGGTCAGCGGGTCGGCCAGCGGCGCGGTGAAGGACCGCGCGGTCACCGTGGCCGGTTCGAAGCCGGTGCCGAGCAGGTGCCTGATCAGGGACACCGCGTGGTAGGAGTGCGTGGAGGACAGCTGAACGGACGTCACCTCGCCGACGGCGCCGGCCTCGACGACGGCGCGCCGCGCGACGTGCCCCGGCATCAGCGGGTACTGCTCGGCGACTTGGACCAGTCCAGAGCCGCCGGCCGCGCGCCACACCTCGCGCAGTCCCGGCAGGTCGGCCGCGGGCGGCGTCTCGGCGAGCACCGGTACGCCGAGCGCGACGAGTTCCGCCGTGACCGGGCCGGTCCGCGACCACGGCACGCTCGGCACCACGAACTCCGGTGCGCGGTCGGCCGCGACGAGTTCCGCGGCGCTCCGGAACGCGGGCACGCCCCAGGCGGCCGTCACCTCCGCGCCGCGCGCGGCCGTTCGCGTCACCACGCCGGTCACCGCGAGCCGGTCGGGGAGCGCCCGCGCCAGCCGCAGGAAGAACTCCGCGCGCCAGCCGCTGCCCACGATGCCGAAACGTACGGGGTCCTCGCTCATGGGCCTCGCTCCTCGCGTCCGGCCGCGCGGCGGTGTCCGCGCGGGCACAGCGGGCAGGGTACCGACCGGCCGCGCCGTTCAACCGCTCCCGGGCGGCGGCCCGGTGGGATCCGCGCGCGGCGGGCCGTTTGAAAGCGGAGGAGAGTGAGCTTAGGCTAACCTAAGCTCGCGCGATCCGCGCTGCGGCCGTGCAGTCACCGGAACCCATAAGGAATACCCATGCCGTCCAGCTCCACCCGCATACGCCGTCAGGCGCTCGCCCTCCCGGCCGCCCTCGCCGCGCTGGCTCTCGCCGTCACCGCCTGCTCGGGCGAGGAGGAGGAAGACGACACGTCGGCGCCGGCGGCGGAGAGCGGCGGGGCGTTCCCTGTCACCATCGAAAGCGCCCTGGGCGAGGCGGAGATCACCGAGCAGCCCGAACGGGTCGTCACGCTCGGCCAGGGCTCGGCCGAGACGGCCATCGCGCTCGGGCACACCCCGGTGGGCATCGAGAGCTACGAGTGGGGCAGCGACGAGACCGGCTACCTGCCCTGGATCCACGAGGCCGTGACCGAGGCGGGCGACGAGCTGCCGACCCAGTTCACCGGCGGTGAGGAGATCGACTTCGACGCCATCCTCGAACTGGAACCCGACGTCATCCTGGCCCCCTGGTCGGGCATCACCCAGGACCAGTACGACATCCTGTCGGACATCGCGCCCACCGTCGCCTACCCCGACCTGGCGTGGAGCACGAACTGGGACGAGCAGATCGAGCTGATCGCCACCGCGCTCGGCCAGCCGGAGCGCAGCGCCGAGCTGATCGACGGCATCGAGCAGCAGCTCGCCGACGCCGCCGCGACCCGCCCCGACTACGAGGGCGTCAGCTTCTCGTACATCTACACCTCGGGTCCCGGCACGCTGGGCGTCTTCCTCCCCGAGGAGCAGCGCGTCGAGATGGTGAGCGGCCTCGGCCTCACCGTCGACCCGGTGGTCGAGACCTTCGAGGAGACCGAGGGCACCGACTCCGCCCTCATCGGTCTGGAGAACGCCGAGCAGCTCGCCGAGAGCGACCTGATCTTCACGTTCTACACCGACGCCGAGACCCGCGCCGAGATCGAGGAGCAGCCGCTGTACGCCTCGATCCCCGCCATCGAGCGCGGCGCCGTGGTCGCCAGTGACGACAACGCGTTCGTCACCGCCTCCTCGATCATCAACCCGCTGACGGTGCCCTGGGTCATCGACCGCTACCTGCCGCTGATCGACGAGGCCGTCGCCACCCTCGACGGCTGACCGCACGACGCCACCGGCTTTCCATGGCCACCACCACCGCAACCGCCCGGTCGGGCGGCACCGCGCGCAAGCCCGCCGCCGGTGCCGCCCGGCTGGTGTGCGCCCTGCTCGCCGGGCTCGTCCTGCTGACCCTCGCCGTGCTCGCCAGCGTCATGTTCGGCAGCCGGACGACCTCCTTCTCCGAGGTGCTCGACGTCTGGAACGGCACCGCGGACGACTACGTCGCGACCGTCGTCGAGAGCCGCTACCCGCGCACCGCCCTCGGCGTCCTCGCCGGGGTCTGCCTCGCCGTCGCCGGCACCCTGATGCAGGGCATCGCCCGCAACCCGCTCGCCGACCCCGGGCTGCTCGGCATCAACGCGGGTGCCGCCGCCGCGGTCGTGACCGGCACCGCGTTCTTCGGCGCCTCGGGGCAGTCGGCGACCGTCTGGTGGGCGATGCCGGGCGCGCTGCTGGTCGGGTTCCTCGTGTACGCCATCGGGTCCGCGGGCTCGGGCGGCGCGGGCCTGGTCAGGCTCGTGCTGGCCGGCGCCGTCGTCACCGCGGTCCTGACCGCCTACATCCAGGCCGTCGCCCTCAGCAAACCCGACACCTTCGACAGCTACCGCTACTGGGTCGTCGGCGCGCTCGGCGGCCGTGACTTCGACGTGCTGCGGTCGGTCATCGTGTTCGCCGTGGCCGGTCTCGTGCTCGCCCTGCTCCTCGCGCCGGGACTCAACACCCTGGCCCTGGGCGACGAGTCGGCCTCCTCGCTCGGGGCGAGTCCCGCGCTGGTCCGCTCGGGCGGCCTCGTCGCGGCCACCCTGCTCAGTGCCGCCGCCACCGCGGCCGTGGGCCCGATCGCGTTCGTCGGCCTGGCCGTCCCGCACATCGTGCGGGCCTTCGCCGGCGTCGACTTCCGGGCGCAGATCGCGTTCTCTGCCGTCGTCGGCCCCACCCTGCTGCTGCTCGCGGACGTGCTGGGCCGCGTCGTGATGCGCCCGCAGGAACTGATGGTCGGGGTCGTCACCGCCTTCGTCGGCGCCCCCGTCCTGCTGTACGCCGTGCGGCGGATGAAGGAGAGCACATGACACGGGCCAGGGCCGCGACCCCGGCCGCGCCACCGCGCCGGGTGCTGACCGCGGGCCGCGCGGTGGCCGTTCCCGTCAACGTCCCCGCCGTCGTCGTCGGCCTGCTCACCGTGCTGCTGCTCGCGGTCGCGGCCGTCGCCACCCTGGCCCTCGGCCGGCTCGGCATCCCGCCGGGCGACCTCCCGGGCGCACTCTTCGGCGGCGCGGACGGCAAGGAGGAGTTCGTGCTCGAACGCCTCCGCGGGCCCCGGCTCGTCGTCGCCGTCGCCACCGGCGCGGCGCTCGGCCTGTCGGGCGCGCTGTTCCAGTCCGTCACCCGCAACCCGCTCGGCAGTCCCGACGTCATCGGGCTCGGCGCGGGCGCCGGCGCGGGCGCGGCCATCGCGGCGCTGCTGTTTCCCGGGACCGTGCCCGTGCCCGTCGGGGCCGTCGCCGGAGCGGCCCTGGCCGTGGCGCTGGTCTACGTGTCCACGGGCACCGGGTTCCGCAGCCCCGGGCGGCTCATCATCGCGGGCATCGGCGTGGCCGCCATGGCCGCGGCCGTGACCCAGTACGTCGTGTACGCCGTGGAACGGGACCGGGCGACCGCGCTGACCGCCTACCTCAACGGCAGCCTCGCCGCGAAGGCGTGGGACGACGCGGTCACCATCTGGGTCGTGCTGCTCGTCGTCGCGCCGCTGGCCGCCCTCCTCGCGGGGCGCCTGCACGCTGCCGAGATGGGCGACGAGATGGCCGCCGCGCTCGGCGCGGACCCGCAGCGCACCCGGGCCTTCGCGGTCGTCCTCTCGCTCGTGCTGTCGGCCGGCGCGGTCAGCGTGGCAGGACCGATCGCGTTCGTCGCGCTGACCGCCCCGCAGATCGCGCGGCGCCTGACGCGCGGTTCCGGCCCCCATCTCACCCTCGCCGCCCTCATCGGCGCGCTGCTGCTGGTGCTCGCCGACCTCGCCGCGCAGCAACTCCCGATCGCGGAGAATCTCCCCGTCGGCATCTACACGCTGGCGTTCGGCGGCGTCTACCTCGGATACCTGCTGACGCGCGAATGGCGAAAGGGAAGTCTGTGAGCACCGAAGCCGCGCCGCGCCGCGCGAGCCTGGCCGCCAGGGACGTGACGCTCTCCTACGGCGGGACGCCCGTCGTGCGCGAGCTGAGCCTCGACATCCCGCCCGGTGAGCTCACGATGATCATCGGGCCGAACGGGTGCGGCAAGTCGACCCTCGTGAAAGCGTTCGCCCGCGTCCTGAAGCCGGAGAGCGGGCGCGTGCTGCTGGACGGCGCCGACGTCCGCTCGCTGCGCGGCAAGGACGTCGCCCGGCAGGTCGCGCTCCTTCCGCAGAGCCCGCTGGCCCCCGAGGGCATCACGGTGCGCGGGCTCGTCCGCCGCGGCCGGTACCCGCACCACACGCTGCTGCGGCAGTGGTCGCCGCAGGACGAGACGGCCATCGCCCAGGCGCTGGAGCGCACCGGGCTCACGGAACTCGCCGACGCCTCCGCCGCGGAACTCTCCGGCGGGCAGCGCCAGCGGGCGTGGATCGCCATGGTGCTGGCGCAGCAGACGGAGCTGCTGCTGCTTGACGAGCCGACCACGTTCCTCGACATCGCGCACCAGTACGAGCTGCTTGAGCTGTGCGCCGAACTGCACCGCGAGGGCCGGACGGTCGTCGCCGTGCTGCACGACCTGAACCAGGCCGCGCGTTTCGCCACCCACCTGGTGGTGATGCACGCCGGACGCGTCGTCGCCCAGGGGCCGCCGGCCGAGGTGCTGACGGCCGCGCTCGTGCGGGAGGTGTTCGGCCTCGCGTGCGACATCGTGCCCGACCCGCAGACGCTGACCCCGATGGTGGTGCCGCACGCGCGCCACCCCCGCGTCGGCGTCTCCGGTGCGCAGGGCGCGCCGGGCCGCGTCGCCCCCTGACGGGAGCGGCCCGTCGGCAACCGGGGGCCGCGTTCCCCTGGGGGCGCATGGCGGAGCCAGGGGAGCCGGCGGCCGGCCGCACGCCGTGGGAACGCGGGCCGACATGTTCGCCCCGGGCTCGGTGCTCTCCTGCGCCTGCCTCGGCCGCAGCCCCTTCGAGTACCCGACGCCGCGGAGCCCATCGCCGCCGCCTACGCCGTCGTGCACCGGGCCCCGGACGTCCGCGGGATTCCCGAGCCCCTGCGCGGCAGGGGGCGGCGCGGTGCGCTGGGAGCACATCGACCCGGAGCCCACGGCCGCGGGACTGGTGCGCGGCCCGCTGACCGGGGCGCTTCTCGGCACCGTCGTCGCGCTCGCCGCGGCCTGGCAGCAGACGGCCTGCGGCCCGTTCGCCATCGCCCGGCTGTACCTCGCCCTGCCGCACGGACTCCCGCGCAGGCCGATGCCGTTCCTCATCGACGCCCACGAACGCCGCGGCGTGCTGCGGCGGTCGGGCGCGGTCTACCAGCTGCGCCACATCGAGCCGCAACGGCACCTCGTGGCGGGCGGCCGCAGGACGCGGGCATCGGCGGACCGCGGGTGACGCCGCCCGTCCGCGGTACCTAAGCTGGGGGGCGATTCGGGACACACGAGGACGGACGGGGGCGGCATGCGGCGCGGGCCGAAGGCGGATGGCCGGAGCGGGGAGCGGTCCCGGCCGGCGGGGGCGGAAGCGGAACGCCGGCTGCCCTGGGGGTGGCTGGCCCCCAGCGTGCTGCTGCTGTGCGGCATGGCGGTGTGGGGCGTGCTGCGCTACCAGGACCTGCCCGACCGGGTGCCCCAGCACATCGGGCCGGGCGGCGTGGACGCCTGGGCCGACAAGACCGTGCTGTCGGCGTTCATCCCCGTCTGGGTCTACGCGGGGCTCACCCTGGCCCTCGCCGGGTGCGTCGCGCTGACCGCCCGCACCACGCCGCGCGACGAGCTGCCGGAATCGGCGGACCGCTGGTCCGCGGCCATGGCGGCCATGAGCAACCGCCCGGCGAGCAGGGCCTCGGCCCGCCGCCTGGCCAAAGCCCTGTTGCAGACCAACGCCGTGCTGGGCGTGGCGCTGCTCCCGCTCGCCTGGCTCCAGTGGCGCGGCGTCGAGGCCACCGACGTGCCCGGCTGGGTGCTGCCCGTCACCCTCGGCCTCATCCTGCTCTCCACGGCCCCGGTCGCCGTGGCGCGGTGGCACGACCACGGCGAGAGGAAACGGTCCGCCGCCGGACCGGAGCAGCGGACCGGCGCCCGCCGCACGGCCGGGGGCTGAGCCCGCGGGTGCCGGTGGTGGGCGCGGGCCGCGTGGTGCCCGTGGGCTAGATTCCTTGCGGAGGGGCGGAGCGACTGGCCCCGACGGGAGGCAGCAGCATGGCGACCAGGCCGCAGCGGCAGGTGCTCGCGGAGGTGGCGTACGAACTGATCCGCCGGCGCCTGGTGGATCACGAGATCCCACCCGGTTCGCGGATGAACATCAACACCCTCGCCGCCGAACTCGACGTCTCCCCGACCCCGTTGCGCGAGGCCCTGGCCAGACTCGAAGCCGAGGGGCTGGTCGTCAAGCGCTCCCTCGCCGGGTACGCGGCGGCTCCTCTGCTCGGGCCCCGCGATCTCGACGAGCTGTTCGACGTCCGGCTGCTCCTCGAACCCGCGGTCGCCGCCCGCGCGGCCGACCGCACGGCGCCCGGCGACCTCGTCCGGCTCGCCGGCACCCTCGCCGAGACGGAGGCGGCCAGGGACGACGGCAGCCGCGAGTCGATGCTCGTCTACCTGCGCAACGACGCGGCGTTCCACGACGGGATCGCGGCCCTGGGCGGCAACGCGCTGCTGCGCACCACGCTGTGCCGCCTGCACGCGCACGCCCACCAGTACCGGTTGTTCTTCCGGGCGGGCATGGCGCGCGCGACCCTGGTCGAACACGAGCGCATTCTCCAGGCGTTGCGCGAGCGGGACGCCGACACGGCGGCGGCCCGCATGCGCACCCACCTGCGCCGCGCCCGCGAGCGGCTGGCCGGCGCGGTGGGGGACGACCACGCGCGGACGGGCGCCTGAGCCGCATCAGGCCGCGCGGCCCGGGCGCCCGGCGCGGGCTCAGTGCACGTAGGGCCAGCCGCTCGCGTCCCAGCCGAGCCAGTTGATGCCGAGCAGCGACCTGCCGTCGTTCGCGTAGTAGTGGTAGGCCAGGATGTCGCTGTCGGCGTCGGCGAACACGTCCTGGTGCCCTGGGCCGTTGATGTTCCCGTGCCCGGCCAGGATCTCCGTGCCGCCGCCCGAGGTCATCGCCACCCCGTTCCGGTCGCGGTAGGGGCCGGTCACGTTCGTGGACCTGCCCACCATCACGCGGTAGGTGCTGTCCGCGCCCTGGCAGCACGAGTCGAACGACACGAACAGGTAGTAGTAGCCGCCGCGTTTGAAGATGGTCGGCGCCTCGATCGCGCCGCCGCCGCGCCCGGCGATGGAGTGCAGGGGGCCGCCGGCGGGCTTCCCCGTCGCCGGGTTCAGTTCCACGAGCTTCAGGCCCGACCAGAAGGAGCCGAACGACAGCCACCAGCGCCCGTCGTCGTCCACGAGCAGGTGCGGGTCGATGGCGTTGTGGTTGTCCGACCGCGAGGACTCGATCACCAGGCCCCTGTTGGTCCACGTCCCCGCGTTGCCGCTCGGGCTGGTCGCCAGGAAGATCGCCGAGTGGTTGGAGCCGAAGGTGGAGGCCGAGTAGTACAGGTAGTACTGCCCGTTGTGGTACGAGAGGTCCGGCGCCCACAGGTTGCGGCTGCCTCCGGTGTACTCCGTCGTCCACGGCGCGCCGCCGGGGAAGACGCTGCCCGCGTTGCGGAACGCCGTCCTGTCGGTCGACGTCTTCAGGGCGATGTTGTCCCCGGTGTGCGCGACCAGGTAGTCGCCCGAGGGCCGTTTGACGAACGTGGGGTCGTGCACGCCGATGTCGCCGGTGACAAGCCCGGGGTTCGGGTAGGCGGCGGCGTCGATCCCGTCCTCGGCGCGCGGCAGCCCGGCCGCGCCGGCCGGTGCCGTCACGGCGAGCGCGAAGACGGCCAGCAGGCAGCCGATCAGCCGGGAGAGGCGCCGGGGCCTGCCCGGTGTGCGATGTCCGTTCGGTCCGCTCATTGCGTTGGTCCGACCTTCCTGTCCGGTGTCGGCGCCTGCCCGTGGCCGGGTTCGCCTCGCGCGGCGGCGCGGCGCTCGCGCGAGGGGTGGGGGATGCGGGCAGATGCCGGCGGCTCGATGTTCGATATGTCGAACGGCATTCGTAATACTGGGCGGACCGTAGAGCAGCCTCCAGGGGCCGTCAACCCCCGCCGCACGCCGCGCGGTTGACCGCCGGCGCCCGCGCCGGGCGCCGCCCCGGCCCCCGCGCGCGACGCGGAACGCGGGTGCTGCCGGGGCGGCGTCCCGGGGTCAGAACGCGAGGACCGCGACGGTGCCGGCGTAGACGGTGATGAGCAGCACGCCGTCGAATCCGAGCCGCCACCAGCCGCGCTCCTGCCGCACGAGGAGGCCGCCCAGCAGGACGCCCGTCATGACCAGGGCGGCCGAGGTCAGGAACAGCTCGTCCCGGCCCGCGGCGTGGAACAGGGAGCCGCCCCCGTAGACCAGGTCGCCGATCACCAGGTTGAGCACGTCGAGGCAGTTGCCGCCGATGACCGCCGCGATGGCCAGCGTGACCGCGCCCCGGCGCACCGCGGCGATCGCGGTCACCGTCTCGGGCAGGGCGTTCACGACGCCCATGAGCACGGCGCCGACGAACCCCGCGCTCAGCCCGGTGCTCGACACCAGGGTCTCGGCCGCGCGGGCGATGACCCAGCCGCCGATGACCACGACCAGCGCGATGCCGAGGAACTCGGCCCACAGGGCGCCGGTGCGGCGGGTGTGCCCGTCCTCGGCCGCCTCGGGCTCGTCCGGCACGGTCTCCACGGTGCGCACGGCCACCCACATCGGGCGCGGCCGGTCGCTGATGAGCCGGATGCCGCCCCAGTAGAAGGCGACCATGGCGAACGACGCCGGGTGCAGGCCGAGCACCGTGACGTCCGGGCTGAACGCCGCCATCAGGGCGATGCCGAGCAGGCCGATCAGCAGGCAGCCGAAGAGGAGGTTGGGCAGCGAGGCCGCGGCGTGCTCCAGGTTGACGCGGCGGTAGGCGGCGTCGGCCGCGGCGATGGCCAGGGTCTGGGCGGCGATGCCGCCGACGGCGTTGCTGTAGGCCAGGTCGGGGTGGTCGGCTGCGGCGGTGACCGCCGTCATGACGATGCCGGACAGCGAGGTCACGAGGCCGAAGAAGACGGCGCCGAACACGGCCTCGCCCTGGCCCGTGCGGTCGGCGAGCACATCGCCGAGTGCGGCCAGCCTGACGCTGCCCACCACCGTCAGGGCCCCCGCGAGTACGAAGAGGGCGATGCTCCAGCTCAGTGGCCACTGACCGGTGAGAACATCGGGCACGTTCGCGCTCCTTGGTCTCGTCCTTCCGGTGCCCGCGCCGTGCGGGACCACCGCCCCGCACGACGCGTGCGCCCCGCGCGGAACGGTGGTGAGTACCACTCCGGGCGCCGGTCAATCCTCCCGGCCGCTCCGCGCGGGGCGTCGGTCACGCCGCGGCCGGCGGGGGGCCGACCAGCTCGGACAATACGTCCTCCATCGTGACGAAACCGAGCAGTGTTCCCTTGTCGCTGGTCACAGCGGCCAGGTGGGTGCTGGCCGCCCGCATCGCGGTGAGCGCGTCGTCCAGCGGGGTCTCCGGCCGGATGCGCGTGACCGGGCGCAGGGCCTCCCTGGGGAAGGGCCGGTCCGCGACGTCCGCCTCCAGCGCGTCCTTGACGTGCAGGAACCCGAGCACGGTGGTGCCTGGGCCGGTGACGGGGAACCGGGAGAAGCCCGAGGCCGCCGCCGCCCGCTCCAGGCGGCGCGGCGTGATGCGGTGGTCGACGGTCGTCATCCGCCCGACCGGGACCGTGATCTCCGCGACCGTCTTCGTGCCCAGCGCGAGCGCGTCGCGCAGCCGCTCGCTCTCCGCGGCCTCAAGGAGACCGGCGTCGCTCGAGTCCTTCACGATCCTGGCCAGCTCGTCGTCCGTGAAGACGGACGCGACCTCGTCCTTCGGCTCCACGTTCATCAGCCGCAGCAGCACGTTGGCGAACGCGTTGATACCGAAGATCACCGGGCGCAGCGCGCGGGTGACGGTCACGAGCGCGGGACCCAGGGCCATCGCGGTGCGCTCGGGGGCGGCCAGCGCGATGTTCTTCGGCACCATCTCGCCGAAGAGCATGTGCAGGTAGGTGGCCAGGGCCAGGGCGATCGTGAAGGCGATCGGGTGAACCAGCGCGTGCGGCACGTTGGCCGCCTCGAAGGCCGGTTCCATGAGGTGGGCGATGGCCGGCTCGGCGACCGCGCCGAGCACCAGCGAGGACACGGTGATGCCGAGCTGGGCCGTGGCCATCATGGGGGAGAGGTGCTCAAGGGCCCACAGCACGGTCTTGGCCCGCCGCTGCCCGGCCT
Above is a genomic segment from Streptomyces marincola containing:
- a CDS encoding hemolysin family protein yields the protein MTALQLTIGALTLLTNAFFVGAEFALISVRRDQIEPRAEAGQRRAKTVLWALEHLSPMMATAQLGITVSSLVLGAVAEPAIAHLMEPAFEAANVPHALVHPIAFTIALALATYLHMLFGEMVPKNIALAAPERTAMALGPALVTVTRALRPVIFGINAFANVLLRLMNVEPKDEVASVFTDDELARIVKDSSDAGLLEAAESERLRDALALGTKTVAEITVPVGRMTTVDHRITPRRLERAAAASGFSRFPVTGPGTTVLGFLHVKDALEADVADRPFPREALRPVTRIRPETPLDDALTAMRAASTHLAAVTSDKGTLLGFVTMEDVLSELVGPPPAAA